From one Triticum aestivum cultivar Chinese Spring chromosome 4B, IWGSC CS RefSeq v2.1, whole genome shotgun sequence genomic stretch:
- the LOC123089892 gene encoding uncharacterized protein, whose product MDLVAAQLLPADILACVLGYLAPRSLAMSRGVCKAWRAIIDDYRLLRTDLLPLSFHGIFFMEELCPDPPKLFANPFTKHRIGDASLGYVENDEGSFIENHCNGLLLLWNHLVVNPATQQWVRLPPPPPRCTGMEDFYDDICLIYDPTVSPHYDVLHIPCVPYGLVDCPTTIFTEESEWPPSAYAIQVFSSRTWRWEERSLARRGEAAGTIADMEPYRDFVHRYAVYWKGAIYVHCQNDSILRITLSDGSYEVIKSPTGSKMEDSTNLHLGKSKKGVYCTLIYNDIWGGLQIWSLTDSCGKWEWVLKNDINFAAAVAKFSWFSRDENQGPWILQKGDCDEDVKEAPTQDNYEWDFDNGIILAAEEKVESDDMNLGELHFLGFHPYKEIVFLRTQARVVAFDFSSLKVQDLGKLLVQCVGSVFPYTPCWTGDIFEKN is encoded by the exons ATGGACCTGGTGGCGGCGCAGCTGCTGCCCGCCGACATCCTCGCTTGCGTCCTCGGCTATCTCGCGCCGCGCAGCCTTGCCATGTCCCGTGGTGTCTGCAAAGCCTGGCGCGCCATCATCGACGACTACCGCCTGCTGCGGACGGACCTCCTCCCGCTCTCGTTCCACGGTATCTTCTTCATGGAGGAGCTTTGCCCGGACCCACCAAAGCTCTTCGCAAACCCGTTCACAAAGCACAGGATCGGGGACGCAAGCCTTGGTTATGTCGAGAACGACGAGGGTTCGTTTATCGAGAATCACTGCAACGGGCTTCTCTTGCTTTGGAACCACCTCGTGGTCAACCCGGCGACTCAGCAATGGGTGCGTCTGCCTCCGCCCCCGCCCCGGTGCACCGGGATGGAGGACTTCTACGACGACATCTGCCTTATTTATGACCCCACCGTGTCGCCGCACTACGACGTGCTCCATATTCCTTGCGTCCCCTACGGTCTTGTTGATTGCCCAACAACAATATTCACGGAGGAATCCGAGTGGCCGCCCTCCGCCTACGCAATACAAGTCTTCTCTTCAAGGACATGGAGATGGGAGGAGAGGTCGTTGGCCCGCAGAGGAGAGGCTGCGGGGACCATCGCCGACATGGAGCCATATAGGGATTTTGTACACCGTTACGCCGTCTACTGGAAAGGAGCCATCTATGTGCATTGTCAAAATGACTCCATTTTACG CATAACTTTATCGGACGGTTCGTATGAAGTGATTAAATCGCCAACAGGAAGTAAAATGGAAGATTCTACCAATCTTCATCTAGGGAAATCAAAGAAGGGGGTGTACTGCACTTTGATTTATAATGATATCTGGGGGGGACTTCAGATTTGGTCGCTTACTGACTCATGTGGTAAATGGGAGTGGGTGCTAAAGAATGACATCAACTTTGCGGCAGCGGTGGCAAAATTTTCTTGGTTTTCTCGTGATGAAAACCAAGGACCGTGGATCTTGCAGAAAGGTGATTGTGATGAAGATGTTAAGGAAGCACCAACGCAAGATAACTATGAATGGGACTTCGACAATGGTATTATCCTTGCGGCTGAAGAGAAGGTTGAATCTGACGATATGAATTTGGGAGAGCTTCATTTCCTTGGATTTCATCCATACAAAGAGATTGTCTTCCTACGGACACAAGCGAGGGTAGTTGCTTTTGATTTTAGTAGTTTGAAAGTGCAAGACTTGGGCAAGTTACTTGTACAGTGTGTAGGAAGTGTTTTCCCCTACACACCATGCTGGACGGGAGATATATTTGAAAAGAATTAA